The Streptomyces noursei ATCC 11455 sequence TCGGGGGCGTCGGCGGTCTGCTCGCGGTCGGCCGCCAGGGCGGTCAGCAGACGGCTGCGCAGGGCGTAGGGGCGGGATCCGTGGACGATCTCGGCCAGTTCACCGAGCGGTTGCGTGCGTGTGGTCATCGTCGGTGCTCCAGAGGGCGGCGAGGGCGGTGTCCGGCCGGCGGACGGCCGGGGTGCCGGGCCGCGGCCAGGGGAAGGCGGGATCGGCGAGCGGCGCGTGGGCGTCGGCGGCGTCGGGCGGCAGGGTCTGTTGGATGCTGCGGGTCAGTGCCTGGCCGGTGCCCGCCTCGAAGAACAGGGCGTGGCCGCCGGTGGCGATCCGGTGGAGCACCGGTGGCAGGCGGAAGGGACGGACCAGGCAGTCGGCCAGGCCGCGGTGGAGATCGTCCTGGGGGCCGTAGGGGCCGCCGTGCACGGCGGAGTGCACGGGAATCCGGGCCGGGCGTGGGGCGAGGTGGCCGATCGCGGCGGCGAAGGCGTCCGCGGGACCGGTGAGGGACGGGTGGTGGGAGGAGAACGGCAGTCGGAGGCGGGCGGCCGGGACGCCCTGCCCGGCGGCCGTCTCCTCCAGTGTCCGCAGATCCGGCAGCGGGCCGCTGACGATGGTCTCCTCGGGGCTGTTGACGCAGGCCAGGGCGAGGGCGGGGGAGCCGGTCCGGCGCAGCAGGGCCTCCGTGCCGGCCTCGCCGGCGCCGACCAGCGTCATCCCGCCCGCACAACAGGCCAGTTGACGGGCCAGCAGGCAGGCGATCCGGGCGCCCTCGGGGACCTCGAACACACCGGCCGCGGTGAGGGCGGCGATCTCCCCGAAACTCACCCCGAGCACCTGGTCGGGCACCAGGCCGGTGGCGCACAGCGCGCGATGCACCGCCACCGAGGAGCAGAACAACGCGAGTTGGGGGGTGCCGACGCTTCCGGCGGCGAGTTCACGGCCGGTGGGCGGCGCATCGCTCAG is a genomic window containing:
- a CDS encoding acyltransferase domain-containing protein, translated to MREVFEEAEEVGEEFDIGPLAKALLSDAPPTGRELAAGSVGTPQLALFCSSVAVHRALCATGLVPDQVLGVSFGEIAALTAAGVFEVPEGARIACLLARQLACCAGGMTLVGAGEAGTEALLRRTGSPALALACVNSPEETIVSGPLPDLRTLEETAAGQGVPAARLRLPFSSHHPSLTGPADAFAAAIGHLAPRPARIPVHSAVHGGPYGPQDDLHRGLADCLVRPFRLPPVLHRIATGGHALFFEAGTGQALTRSIQQTLPPDAADAHAPLADPAFPWPRPGTPAVRRPDTALAALWSTDDDHTHATAR